A single genomic interval of Nocardia bhagyanarayanae harbors:
- a CDS encoding TetR/AcrR family transcriptional regulator: protein MTRPTPRRNGTTTVEPDDTASAREQHRQRVIEAAADLLERAGRDAVTTRAVADAAGLQPPAIYRLFGDKDGLLEAVAEYGFAKFLAGKHVDPNPADLIEDLRAGWDLAVEFGLSNPALYTLMYSEPAGTKSAAFQAGLKILRGRIRRLAAGGWLRVDEQLAAGIIHATARGAVLTWLSLPEADRDPALLTALREAMVTAVTNERPAIQDTGPAGAARALRATLPDETTLTTAEQHLLREWLDRLAADH, encoded by the coding sequence ATGACACGGCCCACGCCACGCAGGAACGGCACGACGACCGTCGAACCCGACGACACGGCGTCGGCTCGCGAACAGCACCGGCAGCGCGTCATCGAAGCTGCCGCCGACCTGCTCGAGCGTGCGGGTCGGGACGCGGTGACCACTCGCGCAGTCGCCGACGCAGCAGGGTTGCAACCACCGGCGATCTACCGGCTGTTCGGCGACAAGGACGGGCTGCTGGAAGCGGTGGCGGAGTACGGTTTCGCGAAATTCCTCGCCGGCAAACACGTCGACCCAAACCCCGCCGACCTCATCGAAGACCTCCGGGCCGGGTGGGACCTCGCGGTCGAGTTCGGCCTGTCCAACCCCGCGCTCTACACCCTCATGTACAGCGAACCCGCCGGCACCAAGTCGGCCGCATTCCAGGCCGGACTGAAGATCCTGCGGGGACGGATCCGCCGCCTCGCCGCAGGCGGCTGGTTACGTGTAGACGAGCAACTCGCGGCCGGGATCATCCACGCCACAGCCCGGGGCGCGGTCTTGACGTGGCTGTCCCTCCCGGAAGCCGACCGCGACCCGGCCCTGCTCACCGCCCTCCGAGAGGCCATGGTCACCGCCGTCACCAACGAACGCCCGGCCATCCAGGACACCGGCCCGGCCGGCGCGGCCCGCGCCCTCCGCGCCACCCTCCCCGACGAAACGACACTCACCACCGCCGAGCAACACCTCCTTCGAGAGTGGCTGGACCGTCTCGCGGCTGACCACTGA
- a CDS encoding ComEC/Rec2 family competence protein, with amino-acid sequence MSSSLDAREPASAERAQIMDARLLPAALCCWAVTIVVLGSGWLVGIAVALGSAVAAAGSAMVSRQGRFARAKVHRAVASTLLAAVLFGAGFALAAAWREYRVASHPMREAYGLSLRIVVTPTDDPKPLPSNTFGAERRWVVRAALREYHRAEATVRSGGRVVVFASGPEWADLLPGQPIEFRAQPQPPKNRDLTVAALHALGPPKPVAPPPWWQRAAASVRDDFADTATAVLPPDAAGLIPALVLGDTSGLPEPVREDFETAGLQHLCVVSGANFTILLTVVLFVVRTLTLGPRAAATAATAALVMFVVVARPDPSVLRAAAMGAITLLALVTGRRKQALPALCVAVIGLLLVWPELAVNAGFALSVLATAGLILLAPSWADWLRARGWWRLPAEVVAVSAAAFTVTVPIMVALTGRISVVAILANVLVAPVIAPLTVIGALGAACASVWPPVAELVLRCAGPPLWWLLTVAERTAALPGATITVPGGSIGGLTAAAFVIVAVCALRVAPIRRIAAVIVLSSTAVLLPVRLWNPGWPAPDWVLAACDIGQGDGLALSVGHGTAVVIDVGPDPRTMRTCLDRLHIHHIALLALTHPHADHIGGLTGAIHGRTVAAIATAPGELDEVGLSARAAVSSNAETARHHRTSSEEARPGAAVPDPGDCCSGGSAGRPAATPHTWSEHRSEATIGIDEGDNPAPSQRSRTPDDRTPITAPAQITEIAARAEIPLLELSAGHVMQFGPVELTVLSPAATHPRPRHPTDEPNDRSLVLTATTPAGRILLTGDIESPAQHRLLRNPTPLRADILKVPHHGSQTTTKEFLTAVHPRLAIISSGPDNTFGHPHPAILTALHSLGTTIARTDQHGDILIAGTPTHLRIHTRPG; translated from the coding sequence ATGAGCTCGTCGCTCGACGCGCGGGAACCGGCGTCGGCCGAACGTGCGCAGATCATGGACGCCCGTCTCCTTCCGGCCGCACTGTGCTGCTGGGCAGTGACGATCGTCGTGCTGGGCTCGGGCTGGTTGGTCGGTATCGCGGTGGCTCTCGGATCAGCCGTGGCAGCAGCGGGATCGGCGATGGTCTCGCGACAGGGACGTTTCGCGCGTGCCAAGGTGCATCGGGCAGTGGCATCGACGTTGCTGGCAGCCGTACTGTTCGGCGCGGGTTTCGCGTTGGCGGCGGCATGGCGGGAATATCGCGTCGCTTCGCATCCGATGCGCGAGGCGTACGGCCTGTCCCTGCGAATCGTCGTGACGCCGACCGATGATCCGAAACCATTGCCGAGCAACACCTTCGGTGCAGAGCGGCGCTGGGTCGTCCGGGCCGCGCTGCGGGAGTATCACCGCGCAGAGGCGACGGTGCGTTCCGGCGGCCGGGTGGTCGTCTTCGCCTCGGGACCGGAGTGGGCCGACCTGTTGCCCGGACAACCGATCGAATTCCGGGCGCAGCCGCAGCCGCCGAAGAACCGCGATCTGACGGTCGCCGCACTGCATGCGCTCGGGCCGCCCAAGCCGGTCGCACCACCGCCGTGGTGGCAGCGGGCGGCCGCGTCGGTGCGCGACGACTTCGCGGACACGGCTACCGCCGTGCTGCCGCCGGACGCCGCAGGGCTGATTCCGGCGTTGGTACTGGGGGATACTTCCGGTCTGCCCGAACCGGTCCGCGAGGACTTCGAAACCGCTGGATTACAGCATCTTTGCGTCGTGAGCGGAGCGAACTTCACGATTCTCCTGACGGTCGTGTTGTTCGTCGTGCGCACGCTCACGTTGGGTCCGCGTGCGGCGGCGACGGCCGCGACCGCGGCGCTGGTCATGTTCGTGGTGGTCGCTCGGCCGGACCCGAGTGTTCTCCGCGCGGCCGCTATGGGCGCGATCACGCTGCTCGCGCTGGTCACGGGCCGCCGCAAACAGGCACTGCCCGCATTGTGCGTAGCGGTGATCGGTTTGCTGCTGGTCTGGCCGGAACTCGCGGTGAACGCCGGATTCGCGCTGTCGGTGTTGGCGACGGCCGGGCTGATCCTGCTCGCGCCGAGCTGGGCCGATTGGCTGCGGGCCCGCGGCTGGTGGCGGCTGCCCGCCGAGGTGGTCGCGGTCTCGGCAGCCGCCTTCACGGTCACCGTGCCGATCATGGTTGCCTTGACCGGGCGGATCAGCGTCGTCGCGATCTTGGCGAATGTGCTTGTCGCACCAGTGATCGCGCCGCTCACAGTAATCGGCGCGCTCGGCGCCGCCTGCGCCTCCGTGTGGCCACCGGTCGCCGAACTGGTCCTGCGTTGCGCGGGTCCGCCGCTGTGGTGGTTGCTCACCGTCGCCGAGCGCACCGCCGCGTTACCCGGCGCGACGATCACCGTGCCCGGCGGTTCGATCGGCGGCCTGACCGCTGCCGCGTTCGTCATCGTCGCGGTGTGTGCGCTGCGCGTCGCTCCGATCCGCCGAATCGCGGCGGTCATCGTGCTGTCCTCGACGGCCGTCCTGCTGCCCGTCCGGCTCTGGAATCCGGGTTGGCCTGCGCCCGACTGGGTTCTCGCGGCCTGCGACATCGGTCAAGGCGACGGCTTGGCCCTCTCCGTTGGTCATGGCACCGCCGTCGTCATCGACGTCGGACCCGACCCTCGCACCATGCGCACCTGCCTGGACCGCCTCCACATCCACCACATCGCCCTCCTCGCCCTCACTCACCCCCACGCCGACCACATCGGCGGCCTGACCGGCGCGATCCACGGCCGCACCGTCGCCGCGATCGCCACCGCACCCGGCGAACTCGATGAAGTCGGACTTTCGGCGCGCGCCGCCGTATCGTCCAATGCCGAAACCGCTCGACACCACCGGACTTCGAGCGAAGAAGCGAGACCAGGGGCCGCCGTGCCAGATCCCGGGGACTGTTGTTCGGGCGGCTCCGCCGGTCGTCCGGCGGCGACGCCGCACACCTGGAGCGAGCACCGAAGCGAAGCCACGATCGGCATCGACGAAGGCGACAATCCCGCTCCGAGCCAGCGCTCACGAACTCCCGACGACCGCACACCCATCACCGCCCCCGCCCAGATCACCGAGATCGCGGCCCGCGCCGAAATCCCGCTACTCGAACTATCCGCCGGGCATGTAATGCAGTTCGGCCCAGTCGAACTGACCGTCCTATCGCCCGCCGCCACTCATCCCCGCCCACGACATCCCACCGACGAACCGAACGACCGCTCCCTCGTCCTCACCGCCACCACCCCGGCCGGTCGAATCCTGCTCACCGGCGACATCGAATCCCCAGCCCAACACCGCCTACTCCGCAACCCCACCCCTTTGCGCGCCGACATCCTGAAGGTCCCCCACCACGGATCCCAAACCACGACAAAAGAATTCCTCACCGCCGTCCACCCCCGCCTGGCCATCATCAGCTCCGGCCCGGACAACACCTTCGGCCACCCCCACCCCGCAATCCTCACCGCCCTCCACTCCCTCGGCACCACCATCGCCCGCACCGACCAACACGGCGACATCCTCATCGCCGGCACCCCCACCCACCTGCGCATCCACACCCGTCCGGGGTGA
- the holA gene encoding DNA polymerase III subunit delta, translating into MSERSAAVHLVLGEEELLIERAVAGITAQVRAGAPDPEAVPVDRLRAGDASTAELAELLSPSLFAEDRVIVLESAAEAGKDAVAVITEAAADPPDGVVLVVLHSGGGRAKALAPALQKAGATVHNCAKLTKAAERVEFVRGEFRAAGVRVAGDVVQVVLEAVGSDLRELAAACSQLAADTGGKIDVAAVRQYYSGKAEVSGFDVAELAVAGDRPGAMEALRWANDRGVPHVLLADALADSVHTIARVGSAGRGDPFKLAQQLGMPPWKVKKAQAQARDWTPATIGSAMQVVATLNADVKGGAADSSYALEHALMSILDLHGAG; encoded by the coding sequence GTGAGCGAACGGTCTGCGGCGGTGCATCTGGTCCTCGGGGAGGAAGAGCTGTTGATCGAGCGCGCGGTGGCGGGGATTACCGCGCAGGTCAGGGCGGGGGCGCCGGATCCGGAGGCGGTGCCGGTCGACCGGCTGCGGGCGGGGGACGCGAGTACCGCGGAGCTGGCGGAGCTGTTGAGCCCGTCGCTGTTCGCGGAGGACCGAGTGATCGTTCTGGAGTCGGCGGCGGAGGCGGGGAAGGACGCCGTCGCGGTGATCACGGAGGCCGCCGCGGATCCGCCCGACGGCGTGGTGCTGGTTGTGCTGCACTCGGGCGGCGGACGGGCCAAGGCGCTGGCGCCCGCGTTGCAGAAGGCCGGGGCGACGGTGCACAACTGCGCGAAGCTGACCAAGGCCGCCGAACGGGTGGAGTTCGTGCGCGGCGAGTTCCGTGCCGCGGGGGTGCGGGTCGCGGGGGACGTCGTGCAGGTGGTTTTGGAGGCGGTCGGCTCGGACCTGCGTGAATTGGCCGCGGCCTGTTCGCAATTGGCGGCCGACACCGGCGGCAAGATCGACGTCGCGGCGGTGCGGCAGTACTACTCGGGCAAGGCGGAGGTGTCGGGATTCGACGTGGCGGAGCTCGCCGTCGCGGGCGACCGGCCCGGCGCGATGGAGGCGCTGCGGTGGGCCAACGACCGCGGCGTTCCGCACGTGCTGCTCGCCGACGCGCTCGCCGATTCGGTGCACACCATCGCGCGGGTCGGTTCGGCAGGGCGCGGCGATCCGTTCAAGCTCGCCCAGCAGTTGGGCATGCCGCCCTGGAAGGTGAAGAAGGCGCAAGCCCAGGCGCGCGACTGGACCCCGGCCACCATCGGCTCGGCCATGCAAGTGGTCGCGACCTTGAACGCCGACGTGAAGGGCGGCGCAGCGGACTCCAGCTACGCCCTGGAACACGCACTCATGAGCATTCTCGACCTGCACGGCGCGGGCTGA
- a CDS encoding helix-turn-helix domain-containing protein → MSLAEREEISHGLAAGDSPRSIARGLGRAPSTISREVAERGGRFVHRAMPADRAAWAVRPKPTKLSRDPRSAALMAEKLVQRRSPQQIAGWLRRNQSPGGDTAMSVAHGSVSRVMQTDHHIIGYSRLAIGLGPGQDQSQVPGGRLSKRLPVSSIGVAR, encoded by the coding sequence GTGAGTCTGGCTGAACGCGAAGAGATCTCACATGGATTGGCGGCCGGGGATTCGCCGCGCAGTATCGCCCGCGGCCTGGGACGAGCGCCATCGACGATCTCCCGCGAGGTCGCCGAACGCGGCGGTCGCTTCGTCCATCGGGCCATGCCGGCGGATCGAGCGGCGTGGGCGGTGCGCCCGAAACCGACGAAACTGTCGCGCGATCCCCGGTCGGCGGCGCTGATGGCCGAGAAACTGGTCCAACGCCGGTCACCGCAGCAGATCGCGGGCTGGCTGCGCCGAAATCAGTCCCCGGGCGGGGACACGGCCATGTCGGTTGCTCATGGCAGTGTCAGCCGTGTGATGCAGACGGACCATCACATAATCGGCTACTCGAGACTGGCGATAGGACTTGGTCCCGGCCAGGATCAGTCCCAGGTACCCGGTGGGAGGCTCTCTAAGCGGCTGCCCGTCAGCAGTATTGGCGTGGCTCGCTAA
- a CDS encoding VOC family protein translates to MKLVSIRLITDDIQRLVSFYQHVTGVEANWATPDFAEIVTPAGTLAIGSTRTVALFAAGSAHPADNHTAILEFLVPDVDADYRRLRDTVEDFVNEPTTMPWGNRSLLFRDPDGNLINLFTPVTAQAAAKFAG, encoded by the coding sequence ATGAAGCTCGTCTCGATCCGTCTGATCACCGACGACATCCAGCGGCTGGTCAGTTTCTATCAGCACGTGACCGGCGTCGAAGCAAACTGGGCTACACCGGATTTCGCCGAAATCGTCACACCGGCCGGCACCCTCGCGATCGGAAGCACCCGCACCGTGGCGCTGTTCGCCGCGGGCAGCGCGCACCCAGCCGACAATCACACCGCGATCCTCGAATTCTTGGTCCCCGACGTCGATGCCGATTACCGGCGGTTGCGAGATACGGTCGAGGATTTCGTCAACGAGCCCACGACGATGCCGTGGGGGAACCGGTCTTTGCTGTTTCGCGACCCCGACGGCAACCTGATCAACCTCTTCACCCCGGTCACCGCGCAGGCCGCCGCGAAGTTCGCCGGTTGA
- a CDS encoding type II toxin-antitoxin system PemK/MazF family toxin, translating to MARSWNSLGKQLSLIAKEQGPKIVRQQGPRLVDRLVGSLAQRRDGGVSVRPAASPPVPTAQRARQIVYCPHLDGRADPGEIVWTWVPYEEDPNNGKDRPVLVVGRDRRTLLGLMLSSNPERAHDRNWLGIGSGSWDHDGRPSWVRLDRVLDVPEAGIRREGAILARKTFDLVAHRLVVEYHWS from the coding sequence ATGGCGCGAAGTTGGAACTCTCTCGGCAAGCAGTTGAGCCTGATCGCGAAGGAGCAGGGTCCCAAGATCGTCCGGCAGCAGGGACCTCGGCTGGTGGATCGGCTGGTCGGCTCGCTCGCGCAGCGCCGCGACGGGGGCGTATCCGTGCGTCCCGCGGCGTCGCCGCCGGTGCCCACCGCGCAGCGGGCCAGGCAGATCGTCTACTGCCCGCACCTGGACGGCCGTGCCGATCCCGGCGAGATCGTGTGGACCTGGGTGCCCTACGAGGAGGACCCGAACAACGGCAAGGACCGCCCGGTGCTGGTGGTCGGCCGCGACCGCCGCACGCTGCTCGGCCTGATGCTCTCCTCGAATCCCGAACGCGCACACGACCGTAACTGGCTCGGCATCGGCAGCGGGAGCTGGGACCACGACGGCAGGCCGAGCTGGGTGCGCCTGGACCGGGTGCTCGACGTTCCCGAGGCGGGCATCCGCCGCGAGGGCGCCATCCTCGCCCGCAAGACCTTCGATCTGGTCGCCCACCGGCTCGTCGTCGAGTACCACTGGAGCTGA
- a CDS encoding aquaporin yields the protein MSPTAQEVVEELAEERPIPDVKKWAAEALGTFVLVMGGVGTAVLAGERVGALGVALAFGLTLMFLVYAIGPISGCHVNPAVTLGQLIMGRLTPLNAGGYVIAQLIGAFISGLVLFAIAKNLPSYDRRVDGLGANGWGAHSPSAKTGPLGEVVVQNGYGMASMIIIEVMLTALLVFVVLASTDQISDVPLAGLSIGVTLAVIHLISIPVDNTSVNPARSLGVAFYQEGAAGQVWAFIVFPLIGGVLGALIYGLLYGRSREMIS from the coding sequence ATGTCTCCCACGGCGCAGGAAGTCGTCGAAGAACTGGCCGAGGAAAGGCCGATTCCCGACGTGAAGAAATGGGCGGCCGAGGCGCTCGGCACGTTCGTTCTGGTGATGGGCGGTGTCGGCACGGCGGTGCTGGCCGGTGAGCGGGTCGGCGCGCTGGGAGTGGCGCTCGCCTTCGGTCTCACGCTGATGTTCCTGGTGTACGCGATCGGACCGATCTCGGGGTGCCACGTCAACCCCGCGGTCACCCTCGGCCAGCTCATCATGGGCAGGCTGACCCCGCTCAACGCGGGCGGCTACGTGATCGCGCAGTTGATCGGCGCGTTCATCTCCGGTCTCGTGCTGTTCGCGATCGCGAAGAATCTGCCCTCCTACGACCGCAGGGTCGACGGCCTCGGCGCCAACGGCTGGGGCGCGCACAGCCCGTCGGCCAAGACCGGCCCGCTGGGTGAGGTCGTCGTGCAGAACGGCTACGGCATGGCCTCGATGATCATCATCGAGGTGATGCTCACCGCGCTGCTGGTCTTCGTGGTGCTCGCCTCCACCGACCAGATCTCCGACGTGCCGCTGGCCGGTCTGTCCATCGGCGTCACCCTCGCGGTGATCCACCTGATCTCCATCCCGGTGGACAACACCTCGGTGAACCCCGCGCGCAGCCTCGGCGTCGCGTTCTATCAGGAGGGCGCGGCCGGGCAGGTGTGGGCGTTCATCGTCTTCCCGCTGATCGGCGGCGTGCTCGGCGCGCTGATCTACGGCCTGCTGTACGGCCGGAGCCGGGAGATGATCAGCTGA
- a CDS encoding LCP family protein yields the protein MGGAHRRPTPRRRDIARTVAKVVAGGLSALVLAGTAVGWTTENGFDDGFGRSHALDDDAPRSLDGAMNILLIGLDTRKDQNGNDLPQEILDQLHAGDSDQGGYNANTLILVHIPADLKKITAVSIPRDNYVAVSGIPGYTHMKIKEAYGLKKAVVQERLEAQGVTDRAKLEHAGREAGRAAIVQAVRNLTGVPIDRFAEITLAGFYDLAKALNGVEVCLRKPVQDLEYSGADFPAGRQRLDPAQSLAFVRQRHGLENGDLDRTHRQQAFLTSVAKELRNAGTFTDVGKLSALMDVAHRNIVLSDGWNLVDLLRTVGSAASPTVEFRTLPVLRYDVINGQDVNIIDPAAIRREVRRAFGEPEPTAPQRPSSTVDVFDAGSEEGYAAKVSTALTGRGYRKGSVGHAASSDGWTSAVYYGPGDEAEAARLADTLGLPVIESVTVPEGRIRVVLGSDFTMPPALTGASTTATATPTTRLTPTTQAPTATPDVGKPVDATITGNDIPCVN from the coding sequence ATCGGTGGCGCGCACCGGCGACCGACCCCGCGGCGCCGCGACATCGCCCGCACCGTGGCGAAGGTGGTCGCGGGCGGACTGTCGGCGCTGGTCCTTGCGGGCACCGCGGTGGGCTGGACCACCGAGAACGGCTTCGACGACGGCTTCGGCCGCTCCCACGCCCTGGATGACGACGCGCCGCGATCGCTCGACGGCGCGATGAACATCCTGCTGATCGGCCTCGACACCCGAAAAGACCAGAACGGCAACGACCTCCCGCAAGAAATACTCGATCAGCTGCACGCGGGGGACAGCGACCAGGGCGGCTACAACGCCAACACGCTGATCCTGGTGCACATCCCCGCCGACCTGAAGAAGATCACCGCGGTCTCCATTCCGCGCGACAACTACGTAGCCGTCTCCGGCATCCCGGGCTACACGCACATGAAGATCAAGGAGGCGTACGGCCTGAAGAAGGCCGTGGTGCAGGAGCGACTGGAGGCCCAGGGCGTGACCGACCGCGCGAAGCTGGAGCACGCGGGCCGGGAGGCGGGCCGCGCCGCCATCGTGCAGGCCGTGCGCAATCTGACCGGCGTTCCGATCGACCGGTTCGCCGAGATCACCCTCGCCGGCTTCTACGACCTGGCCAAGGCGCTCAACGGGGTCGAGGTGTGCCTGCGCAAGCCGGTCCAAGATCTCGAATACTCCGGCGCCGATTTCCCCGCCGGTCGCCAGCGCTTGGATCCGGCCCAGTCGCTGGCCTTCGTTCGTCAGCGTCACGGCCTGGAGAACGGCGATCTGGACCGCACGCACCGGCAGCAGGCCTTCCTCACCTCGGTCGCCAAGGAGTTGCGCAACGCGGGTACGTTCACCGACGTCGGCAAGCTCTCGGCCCTGATGGACGTCGCGCACCGCAATATCGTGCTCTCCGATGGCTGGAACCTCGTCGACCTCCTGCGCACCGTCGGCTCCGCCGCGAGCCCCACCGTCGAGTTCCGCACCCTGCCGGTGCTGCGCTACGACGTGATCAACGGGCAGGATGTGAACATCATCGACCCCGCCGCCATCCGCCGGGAGGTGCGCCGCGCCTTCGGCGAGCCCGAGCCGACCGCGCCGCAGCGGCCGTCCAGCACCGTCGACGTGTTCGACGCCGGAAGCGAAGAGGGTTACGCCGCAAAGGTTTCCACCGCGCTGACCGGTCGCGGCTACCGCAAGGGGTCGGTCGGCCACGCCGCGTCCTCCGACGGCTGGACCTCGGCCGTGTACTACGGTCCGGGCGACGAGGCCGAAGCCGCCCGCCTCGCGGACACCCTCGGCCTCCCCGTCATCGAGTCCGTGACCGTGCCCGAGGGCCGCATCAGAGTCGTGCTCGGCTCGGACTTCACCATGCCCCCGGCCCTGACCGGCGCGTCGACCACCGCCACAGCGACGCCGACCACCAGGCTCACCCCGACCACCCAGGCCCCGACCGCCACGCCGGACGTCGGCAAACCGGTGGACGCCACCATCACCGGCAACGACATCCCCTGTGTGAACTAG
- a CDS encoding SDR family oxidoreductase, which translates to MIIVTGATGLLGRRIVESLLMRVPADQVGVSVRDPRKAQDLADRGVRVRQGSFTDPDSLSHAFEGASQVLIVSVDKLGAEAIRQHRAAIDGAVAVGARRILYTSHMGAGPASRFEPCRDHAADEEMLKACGVPFTSLRNGFYAASALRFFGQAAETGQLVLPADGAVSWTAHADLADAAAAILAEEGRFDGPTPPLTAARAIDFDEVTAIAAELTGRTIKRVTVSDEEFRQQMAGYGVPAEQADLMVDIFAASRAGEFAAVDPTLAKLIGREPISFDTVLREALSAS; encoded by the coding sequence ATGATCATCGTGACCGGAGCCACCGGGCTACTGGGCCGTCGGATTGTCGAGAGCCTGCTGATGCGAGTGCCCGCCGACCAAGTGGGTGTGAGCGTCCGCGACCCGCGAAAGGCGCAGGACCTGGCCGACCGCGGAGTACGGGTGCGACAGGGCAGCTTCACCGACCCGGACAGCCTGTCCCACGCTTTCGAAGGTGCAAGCCAGGTGCTCATCGTGTCGGTCGACAAGCTCGGCGCCGAAGCCATCCGGCAGCACCGGGCGGCCATCGACGGTGCCGTCGCGGTCGGCGCACGCCGCATCCTCTACACCAGCCATATGGGCGCCGGGCCGGCCTCGCGGTTCGAGCCCTGCCGCGACCACGCCGCCGACGAGGAGATGCTGAAGGCCTGCGGCGTGCCGTTCACCTCGCTCCGCAACGGGTTTTACGCCGCCAGCGCACTGCGGTTTTTCGGACAGGCCGCCGAGACCGGACAGCTCGTGTTGCCCGCCGATGGGGCGGTGAGCTGGACCGCGCATGCCGACCTCGCAGATGCGGCCGCGGCGATCCTTGCCGAGGAAGGCCGATTCGACGGTCCCACACCGCCATTGACCGCTGCCCGGGCCATCGACTTCGACGAGGTTACCGCCATCGCCGCCGAGCTCACGGGCCGAACCATCAAGCGCGTCACCGTATCCGACGAGGAATTCCGGCAACAGATGGCGGGCTACGGGGTCCCGGCCGAGCAGGCGGACCTGATGGTGGACATCTTCGCCGCCAGCCGAGCCGGTGAATTCGCCGCGGTCGACCCGACATTGGCGAAGTTGATCGGCCGCGAGCCGATCAGCTTCGATACGGTTCTGCGCGAGGCGTTGTCGGCGAGCTGA
- a CDS encoding helix-turn-helix transcriptional regulator produces MTRPTARVLALLELLQTGGTHTVGELAGRLGVDERTVRRYVTHLTDLDIPVRSVRGRYGGYRLAPGYRMPPLMLTDDEAVAVLLGLLTSRGADRPTAAARAADSATAKLRRVLPPRLTARLDALINTVEFTADARPEVVVETAVLLRLAEATREHRPVEIGYTDRNGRSSQRTVHPYGLVDHSGRWYLTGMDSNSAELRQFRLDRITAVTTRPGTFAPPTEFEPAAHLLSALANAPYRHEVSIRVQGTLTQVRPLLPATIATVHEIDSQPADTNPWVRIRIRAERLDWIPALLAGLHRPFIIEHPDTLNDAVRDLARRLTAAADGRYKPIGSSPGAR; encoded by the coding sequence ATGACGCGCCCCACCGCCCGAGTGCTGGCCCTGCTCGAGCTGTTGCAGACCGGCGGTACTCATACCGTCGGCGAACTCGCCGGACGGCTCGGCGTCGATGAACGCACCGTCAGGCGATACGTCACACATCTCACCGATCTGGATATCCCGGTCCGATCGGTGCGGGGCCGCTACGGCGGCTACCGGCTCGCTCCCGGATACCGAATGCCACCGCTGATGCTGACCGACGACGAGGCGGTGGCCGTGTTGCTCGGGCTCCTCACCAGCCGCGGCGCCGACCGGCCGACAGCGGCCGCCCGCGCAGCCGACAGCGCGACGGCCAAACTCCGCCGCGTCCTACCCCCACGTCTGACGGCCCGGCTGGACGCACTGATCAACACCGTCGAATTCACCGCTGACGCGCGCCCGGAAGTGGTTGTCGAGACCGCCGTCCTGCTCCGGCTCGCCGAGGCCACCCGCGAGCACCGACCGGTCGAAATCGGGTACACCGACCGAAACGGGCGGTCCAGCCAACGCACCGTGCACCCCTACGGGCTCGTCGACCACTCGGGCCGGTGGTATCTGACAGGGATGGACAGCAACAGCGCCGAACTACGCCAGTTCCGGCTGGACCGCATCACCGCGGTGACCACACGACCCGGAACGTTCGCTCCGCCCACCGAATTCGAGCCAGCCGCTCATCTGCTGTCCGCATTGGCCAACGCGCCCTATCGGCACGAGGTATCGATCCGAGTCCAGGGCACACTCACCCAGGTCCGCCCGCTGCTCCCTGCGACGATCGCGACCGTGCATGAGATCGACTCGCAACCCGCTGACACCAACCCGTGGGTCCGCATCCGAATCCGCGCCGAACGACTCGACTGGATTCCCGCCCTGCTCGCCGGCCTGCACCGCCCCTTCATCATCGAGCACCCCGACACACTCAACGACGCCGTACGCGACCTGGCCCGCCGACTCACCGCGGCCGCCGACGGCCGATACAAACCCATAGGTAGCAGCCCGGGCGCTCGGTAA
- the rpsT gene encoding 30S ribosomal protein S20: MANIKSQMKRIRTNEAARKRNQSVKSALRTAIRSFREAAAAGDKEQAGERLQFASRKLDKAASKGVIHANQAANKKSALALAYNKLG; this comes from the coding sequence GTGGCCAACATCAAGTCCCAGATGAAGCGGATCCGTACCAACGAGGCGGCGCGCAAGCGCAACCAGTCGGTCAAGTCCGCGCTGCGCACCGCGATCCGCAGCTTCCGGGAAGCCGCTGCCGCCGGTGACAAGGAGCAGGCCGGCGAGCGTCTCCAGTTCGCCAGCCGCAAGCTGGACAAGGCCGCCTCGAAGGGCGTCATCCACGCCAACCAGGCCGCCAACAAGAAGTCGGCGCTCGCGCTGGCCTACAACAAGCTCGGCTGA